In Stigmatopora argus isolate UIUO_Sarg chromosome 17, RoL_Sarg_1.0, whole genome shotgun sequence, the following are encoded in one genomic region:
- the rnf6 gene encoding E3 ubiquitin-protein ligase RNF6 encodes MVMDPPGGGDERRRQAERLRREEAYYHFINDLSEEEYRLMRDSNLLGTPGEVTAEELQQRLDGAKERESSQSGNEQRLPVVEPLEQQAPSGEDRGPAGRRGLGNTEPGAEASNGDSLLEWLNTFRRTGNATRSGQSGNQTWRAVSRTNPNSGEFRFSLEININHEQPDAGEHGDAVEGPQQPAAAPGLTPLPSRAASSGAARPSAAPRPAPYPTPRPALSRRVQTRRTRSSSTAPSISTPATPPAQRRGDTMYSLVPPPTVSQARQSTTSPHLPANAELEQNRDDVTLSLDCPRVSPQAESQTPPAGPEGRRTRSRGRWRRVAASWNGAAPARATRRSRSPLQRSSTSAPASSGTVSGSSIHIVDAGTSSVSTEVAAVAGSAAAESNAENAESESQSTGAGGSSVRRHPTIMLDLQVRRIRPGENRDRDSIASRTRSRARVAENTVTFESDSGGFRRTISRSERAGIRTYVSTIRIPLRRISETGLGEPNSTALRSILRQIMTGFGELSSLMETEADSESAAPAAHVDVAVPNPDAGPAHENASLQAVSGGPQQERAGPTSMEEEPVGQARLAGSVAGVADARPTSRDTNNLVENGTLPILRLAQFFLLNDEDDDEHPRGLTKEQIDNLATRSYGQASLEGEAGRACSVCINEYAQGNKLRRLPCAHEFHIHCIDRWLSENNTCPICRQPILPAAAPAATAAAPAHHD; translated from the exons ATGGTGATGGACCCTCCTGGCGGGGGAGACGAGCGTCGGAGACAGGCCGAGCGTCTTCGCAGGGAGGAGGCCTACTATCATTTTATTAACGACCTGAGCGAAGAGGAGTATCGGCTCATGAGAGACAGCAACCTGTTGGGGACCCCCG GAGAAGTAACAGCCGAAGAGCTACAGCAACGTCTTGACGGTGCCAAGGAGCGCGAGTCGTCCCAGTCCGGCAACGAGCAACGCTTGCCGGTCGTCGAGCCGCTAGAGCAGCAAGCGCCCAGCGGAGAGGACAGAGGGCCCGCAGGGAGACGAGGACTGG GAAATACAGAACCAGGTGCAGAAGCGTCTAACGGCGACTCATTGCTCGAGTGGTTGAACACGTTCCGGCGCACCGGAAACGCCACCCGCAGCGGGCAGAGCGGCAACCAGACGTGGCGCGCCGTTAGCCGGACCAACCCCAACAGCGGCGAGTTTCGCTTCAGTCTGGAGATCAACATCAACCACGAGCAGCCGGATGCGGGGGAACACGGCGACGCCGTGGAGGGACCCCAGCAACCGGCCGCCGCGCCGGGTTTGACCCCGCTGCCGAGCCGCGCCGCTTCTTCCGGCGCCGCCCGCCCGTCCGCCGCGCCCAGGCCGGCCCCTTACCCGACGCCTCGACCGGCACTCAGCAGAAGGGTGCAGACTCGGCGTACGCGCAGCAGTAGCACCGCCCCTTCGATTTCGACCCCCGCCACGCCGCCCGCGCAACGGAGAGGAGATACCATGTACTCTTTAGTACCACCGCCCACTGTTTCTCAGGCGCGCCAGTCCACGACTTCACCGCACCTGCCCGCCAACGCGGAACTGGAGCAGAACCGAGACGACGTGACTTTATCTCTCGACTGCCCCCGCGTTTCGCCCCAGGCGGAGTCTCAGACGCCGCCGGCGGGACCGGAAGGGCGTCGGACTCGATCCCGGGGGCGTTGGCGGCGAGTGGCGGCCTCGTGGAACGGCGCCGCCCCGGCCCGCGCGACGAGACGAAGTCGCTCTCCTTTGCAAAGAAGTTCCACTAGCGCGCCGGCGTCCAGCGGCACCGTTAGCGGCTCGAGCATTCACATCGTCGACGCCGGGACGAGCTCTGTCTCCACGGAGGTCGCGGCGGTCGCCGGTTCCGCCGCGGCGGAGTCCAACGCCGAGAATGCAGAGAGTGAATCGCAGTCCACCGGGGCTGGAGGTTCTTCGGTCCGACGTCACCCAACGATCATGCTGGACTTGCAGGTGAGACGGATCCGACCCGGAGAAAATAGGGACCGCGACAGCATCGCCAGCAGGACGCGCTCCCGGGCCCGCGTGGCCGAGAACACCGTCACCTTCGAGAGCGACAGCGGCGGCTTCCGGCGCACCATCTCCCGCTCGGAGCGCGCCGGGATCCGCACCTACGTCAGCACAATCCGGATCCCGCTGCGGCGGATCAGCGAGACGGGCCTGGGCGAGCCCAACTCCACCGCCCTGCGCTCCATCCTCCGGCAGATCATGACCGGGTTCGGGGAGCTCAGCTCTCTCATGGAGACGGAGGCGGACTCCGAGagcgccgcccccgccgcccaCGTGGACGTCGCCGTCCCGAACCCCGACGCCGGCCCGGCCCACGAGAACGCTTCGCTTCAAGCGGTTTCGGGTGGGCCGCAGCAGGAGAGAGCGGGTCCGACGAGCATGGAAGAGGAACCCGTCGGTCAGGCTCGACTGGCCGGGAGCGTGGCCGGCGTCGCCGACGCCCGACCCACGAGCAGAGACACCAACAACCTGGTGGAAAACGGCACCCTCCCCATCCTCCGCCTGGCGCAGTTCTTCCTCCTGAacgacgaagacgacgacgagCACCCGCGCGGCCTCACCAAAGAGCAGATTGACAATTTAGCCACGCGCTCGTACGGCCAAGCCAGCCTGGAGGGCGAGGCGGGCCGCGCTTGCAGCGTCTGCATCAACGAGTACGCGCAGGGCAACAAGCTGCGGCGCTTACCCTGCGCGCACGAGTTCCACATCCACTGCATCGACCGCTGGCTCTCGGAGAACAACACCTGCCCCATCTGCCGCCAGCCCATCCTGCCGGCAGCGGCGCCGGCGgccacggcggcggcgccggcgcaCCACGACTGA